The sequence GACGTCCACTTGAACAACTTACAACAGATCTTGATAACGATTTGGCAGATATGGTTCCTGTAGGGGTATGGGCACTTGCAAATCCAGATTTTGTAGAGAGAATCAAGAGTAATGTACCTCTGAATGAAGCAGATCGTAGTACATTTTACGGTGGCGGTGCTGAAGGTTATACGGACTATCCATTTTTAATTAAATAATTAAATTTAAAAAGCCACTCAAACAAACACGTTTGTTTGAGTGACTGACTATAAAATAGGGAATTACACTTTTACATTTTGAATAAATTGTGGCAAGTGCTCCTTGTGTGATTCTAATATTTCATCCAAAATGGCTTTGCCAACTGTATCCGATGGAACGAAAGGATTGATGATCATCGCAAGCAGTGCTGTAGCGTGATTAAACAAGGGATTGTCGCCATTAACTGAATCACCCTTTTATATCGAATTTCTACTTTCTTGTAACGATAGCATTTGAATAATTGTCTTCATAACAGCATCTTCTTCATTTGAGCGGGTAATGAAATTGGCAGCATCTTTTAATTCTTGTACTGCATTTCGGACTGCAAAACTATATGTAGACCGAGCCATCAGCTCTAAATCATTGTAACCATCTCCGAATGCCATTGTTTCTTCGGGTGTAACATTTAATAAACTCTGTAAGTGTTCAACTGTAGTACCTTTATGAACATTCACATTCGCAATATCAATCCATGCTGCTTCAGACGCGACGATATAAGCTGATTCAAAAAAACGGGACAGTTTTCCCCTCGTTTCAAAACAACGAAGTAAAGGATCATGGATTGTGATTTTAACAAAGTCATCTGTTATCTCGCTAAAATCAGAGACTTGTCTTACTCGAGCGTATGACCTTCTGACAATTGCTGCTTCCACTTGAGGAATA comes from Sporosarcina sp. FSL K6-3457 and encodes:
- a CDS encoding HAD family hydrolase; translated protein: MIKLILTDMDGTFLNNSGDFNRKLYSDVKKLMTEKGVIFAPVTGKQCERVEELFGDDADDLWILGDSATRIKHNGEFIYESLLNNKLGLEIIQLLEEISLDHTIIACTGSGAVIKDNIPQVEAAIVRRSYARVRQVSDFSEITDDFVKITIHDPLLRCFETRGKLSRFFESAYIVASEAAWIDIANVNVHKGTTVEHLQSLLNVTPEETMAFGDGYNDLELMARSTYSFAVRNAVQELKDAANFITRSNEEDAVMKTIIQMLSLQESRNSI